The genomic interval TGTTTCACCTTCAGAGGCAGGCGTGAGTCAACAGTAGGTGGTAAATGCCTTCATAATCCTCTGAATTAAAATTCAGAGTAGATCAAGGCAGCATGCACATGTCGCAGAACGGGAGCAGTGTGGACAGAGACATTGTTTATATATGTAGAGTTTACACATGATAGTGTAACCAGGAAGAAAAACCCTTTCTTTACTGGAGAGGCGGTTCATTCGGAAGATTCAGAGATTCAAGGAAAATGGGATTATGTATTCTCTCCAGTCAGCACCGGATCCAGTCCCGATTATGTCAGTTCTGGTGAATGCATCGATGTGCCAAGTGAGCCAGTAATGGGAGACGAGAGGCACGTTCCGTCCAAAGAGCTTGTATTTGGAGGAGGAACGCTGACACCCTGTCCTTGCTGTTTCTTCAGGCTGTGAGCAGATCCCGGAAACAGGCCCCCCGTCCAGCCAGGCGCTGTGGGAGCGGGAAGCGGCTACACGCCCAGCCCAGAGGAAGAGACTCTCTGCTGACTCTTCCGTTCGACTCTCGCCCTCTGGCCGCCGTCCCCCCGGCTGCCCGGCCCAGGCTGCGCCCTCCTTGCCACTGCCTGGGCCCCCTCCCCATCATCCTCCATCCAATGCAACATCATTTGCATTATGGGATGTGTCAAGTCGAAGCGCGCCAGTCAGACTTCCGGTGCCAACTCGGCGGCGAAGGCGGATGGCCGGCCGGAGAGCCAGGGCGGCGAGAAGGCAGTGCTGGTGAGTGCCGAAGTGGGACCGGGCCAGGACTCCCCGCGGGTCACCGCCGTCCTGCTGGACTACGCCGAGCGCCTGTCCGAGGACATCGTGTCACGTGCCATGCAGCAGTGGGCGGAACTGGACAGCCGCTACAGCGACATCCCCTACATCGAGTGTGACGTGCCATGAGACCAGGTGCCCTcctggtcacccccccccccaaaaaagcatCTACGAGGaccctgggaggggggggggggtctgtttcTCAAGTTAGCGTAATACACCAAGGTTTGCTCCATTGGGTTGCCTTCTGAGACCGTTTCGGTCCAGCTAGTTAGCATCATTAGCCCCGTGCCGATACCGGTGCTCTGGGTTATTGTCATACCCATTGTGTTTTCACTTGGTGTTCCACTACTCATTCCATGAAATTGGGGTTTGTCAAAAGGGAACCTTATGGCAGATAGCCTTCATGGGGTGGGGGAGGTCATCTGTGATAATGAATCCCTTTATAATTTATCATACCGGGTTATGGCCTGTACCAGTGCAGCCAGTGTGTGATGGGGAGGGTCTTTTCCTATGCTGGTCGTTCAGCACTGATGTGGGGGCGCCGGGGTCCAAGGGGGGGGTGCTCTTTCAGTAATGTGAATCTGCACTCATATGCCAGCATCCTGGTACCCAAAACCAGGCCCTTCCACAAGAGATATAAATAGCCATCTTCTGTCTGCTTGTCCGGGACAGGAgcgccacccccccaccccacctcaccGCACCCCCGCTGCTTCATCAGCCGGCCCAGACACGATGCTCCAGCCTCAAGGTAAACGGCCATGATTAATGGGCATCGCAGCGGACTAATAAGGTCCTTCTTCTCCCTGCTTATGCTGCCTATCTCCCGAGAGGCTCAGGTGACCAGCTGGAATCCCACGGCAACGCGGGATGTGAAAGCGATCGATCACTCGGCCCGGAAGCTCCTAATGAGCTGTGAGTTAAGGGTTTCGGTGGCAGACATGCTGTAACTCTGCCAGACGATAGTCTGTGCCAGTGCATACAAAGGTGGGGGATGGCGGGGGTTACTACGCTATGCCATGTTACTGGTATTACTGGGGGAATCAGTCTCCTCTCACTAAGTCAAAGCCAGTTATTGAAgttttttatgttctttttgTCCCGTCTAGATTTATCCATAAAAAACCAAAATATTCTTTACTGCCATATCTTGGTTATAATCTGTAGCACAAAATACAATTCCCAAAGGTCTATGCGAGTGCCGGTGAGGGACTTTGGTTGCCTTGAAGGAGCTACTGTAGTTGCTTGTTAATTAAACTGCAGATTAGGGAGAATGTGCACAAGTGCAGATGTTCTGTAGAGCGTCCACGGTCTTGTGGTGAATTTCTCAAACTCTAGCACAAGCACGGTAACTTTCCTGCTTGGATCGTTTTGTACGGTGAGTGTGAACCTCAACACGGGCcgttctgaattcatttcaaagGGGATTTTAGCATTGAAAAGATTTCgccttctgttttgtttatgaTCTCGAGCCGTAGCACGGTACACCAGCCAATGCTTCAGCTGGGATGCATTTGATGCTGTGAGGCCTCCAGAGAGAGGTGCCATTAGCCAGCAGCAACGGTACGAAATGGCAGGTGTACATTCCAGCAGCATTTTGGAGGATGCTGTGATACTCTACTTTGCTTTCCTTTGAGTTGAACAGGATACGTTGTATGTCTCATAGGGTACATGCCATTCATTTTATTTGCTCTTAAGCAACAATGTATGTGTTGAATTGCATTGTCAACATTCAGCTCTTTTTCCCGCCAAACTGTTGACGTTACTGTTTCGAGGCCTTTGTGTACATATGGGGAGGGGCTACCTCGCAATACTGTGCTTTAACAAAATACTGACCAACTAAAAATATTCCTTAGCAcggaaaacaagaaaaaaagaactgaatCAGCTTAATCCATGCTGATGGATAgatattacagaaaataactCACATAAACCAGGCTGTTTTTGGACCtacaaacatttacaaacagggTTAATATATTACTATGACTTGAGACTTAAGTGATGTAATCATGACTCCTTTAACAAACACAGGATGATTTATTCTGTGTGATTACAGAGTACCATTGAAGAAGAGCCTGTGATTTTCCTTCCATGCTTTGAATTTCAGGTGTGCACTAAATATAAAGACTGACTGAATCCCTTTACAAAAAAACTGCTCTGAGAAATTATCCTCAGTGTGGATGTCACATTGAAGCCAATACTCTGATTCTTGAGAGctctgttatttttattattattattaggtttAAATGatgatgtcaggaaataatgtgtTTACATTTCAGGATTAAAAttttttgttgaattttttaGACGTTTCTCACAATAATTCAGCTTCTGTTGTCATTGTCCAGTCAAAACAATAGTCACCCACAAAAAGGGGAAAAATGCTTCATCAATAAATACTAAATTATTTcctttcttgtgtttttgtcAGTTCATTCATCCCGTTTCACGCTTATCTTCTGACGGATACAGATGAGGGAGACCTTTGGCCTGCTCTGCTATCTACACCAGGGGGTCGGGTTCTGCACCTGTTAGATcttggtgcttttttttttttttttatcaaagtTGCAAGTCTGGCCAAGTTTAAATTACAGCAATTTTATGGGTGCTGAGTTTGCATTTTGACAAGGGCCAACTAGGAAGAAGGTTGGATCTACAAAAAAATTGCAGTCGATAACTTTATTACCACTGTGAATGAAGCTGTACTGAGAGAATAGAGGCGCGAACTGCTAAAATGTTAGCTGTATAAAtccatcccatccatccatcttctgaaaccacttgtcctgttcagggttgtgggggtctggagcctaccCCAGACGCAATggacgcaaggcagggaacaacccaggatggggtgtcaacccatcgcagggcacactcacacaccattcactcacacacacacacacacctattaGCAATGTGGCAactccagttagcctcagcatgtttttggaccggagagggggaaactggagttcccagaggaaaccccacagcgACACAGGGAGAATAGC from Paramormyrops kingsleyae isolate MSU_618 chromosome 16, PKINGS_0.4, whole genome shotgun sequence carries:
- the c16h2orf88 gene encoding small membrane A-kinase anchor protein, with amino-acid sequence MGCVKSKRASQTSGANSAAKADGRPESQGGEKAVLVSAEVGPGQDSPRVTAVLLDYAERLSEDIVSRAMQQWAELDSRYSDIPYIECDVP